A portion of the Achromobacter sp. MFA1 R4 genome contains these proteins:
- a CDS encoding L-threonylcarbamoyladenylate synthase — protein sequence MALYFSVHPANPQPRLLKQAAQWLNDGGLVAVPTDSSYAVVARLDDKAAADGLRRLRGLDERHHLTLLCRDLAEIGHFARVDNKQYRLLKAATPGPWTFILEATKEVPRRVSHPSRKTIGIRVPDHAVLLGLLEQAGSPLLSTTLIPKDETDALNDAEEIRARYDHDLAAIIDAGACPQSPTTVIDLTGDDPVVVRVGRGDPATLGLV from the coding sequence ATGGCTTTGTACTTCTCCGTCCACCCCGCAAATCCCCAGCCGCGGCTGCTCAAGCAAGCCGCCCAATGGCTCAACGACGGGGGCCTGGTGGCCGTGCCCACCGATTCCAGTTACGCCGTCGTGGCGCGGCTGGACGACAAGGCCGCCGCCGACGGGCTGCGCCGCCTGCGCGGGCTGGACGAACGCCACCATCTCACCTTGCTATGCCGCGACCTGGCTGAAATCGGCCATTTCGCGCGCGTCGACAACAAGCAATACCGTCTGCTGAAAGCCGCGACGCCCGGCCCCTGGACGTTCATCCTGGAAGCCACCAAGGAAGTGCCGCGGCGCGTTTCGCACCCGTCTCGCAAGACCATCGGCATCCGCGTGCCGGACCACGCCGTCCTGCTGGGCCTGCTGGAGCAGGCGGGATCGCCCCTGCTGTCCACCACGCTGATCCCCAAGGACGAAACCGACGCGCTCAACGACGCCGAGGAAATCCGCGCGCGCTACGACCACGACCTAGCCGCCATCATCGACGCGGGCGCCTGCCCGCAATCGCCCACCACCGTCATCGACCTGACCGGCGACGACCCGGTCGTGGTGCGCGTGGGTCGCGGCGATCCCGCCACCCTGGGTCTAGTCTGA
- a CDS encoding site-2 protease family protein gives MNDIIQTIAVYAIPVIFAITLHEAAHGYVARMLGDPTAYEAGRVSLNPARHIDPVGTLLVPVAILLASKLMGSPGLLFGWAKPVPVDFGRLRRPKKDMAWVALAGPAANLFMAILWALSLRLFMESGLHESFWFEMAVAGVNVNLVLMALNLLPILPLDGGRVLFSLLPNRLAWQYSKIEPYGLVIVIVLLVTDVLWLLMQPVLGLGTTIVQWFL, from the coding sequence ATGAATGACATCATCCAAACCATTGCGGTCTACGCGATACCGGTCATCTTCGCCATCACCCTGCACGAAGCCGCGCACGGCTACGTGGCGCGCATGCTGGGCGATCCGACCGCCTACGAGGCCGGACGGGTCAGCCTGAACCCGGCGCGCCACATCGACCCCGTCGGCACCTTGCTGGTGCCGGTCGCCATCCTGCTGGCGTCCAAGCTCATGGGCAGCCCCGGCCTGCTCTTCGGCTGGGCCAAGCCGGTTCCGGTGGACTTCGGCCGCCTGCGCCGCCCGAAGAAGGACATGGCCTGGGTCGCGCTGGCCGGCCCGGCCGCCAACCTCTTCATGGCCATCCTGTGGGCGCTGTCCCTGCGGTTGTTCATGGAAAGCGGCCTGCACGAAAGCTTCTGGTTCGAGATGGCCGTGGCGGGCGTGAACGTCAACCTCGTGCTGATGGCGCTGAACCTGCTGCCCATCCTGCCGCTGGACGGCGGACGCGTTCTGTTCAGCCTGCTGCCCAACCGGCTGGCCTGGCAATACTCCAAAATCGAGCCCTACGGACTGGTAATCGTCATCGTCCTGCTCGTCACCGATGTGCTCTGGTTATTGATGCAGCCGGTGCTCGGGTTGGGAACGACAATCGTTCAGTGGTTTCTGTAA
- the dapA gene encoding 4-hydroxy-tetrahydrodipicolinate synthase, with amino-acid sequence MASPATAAGVNFQGSMVALVTPMQPDGSLDYAAYRSLIDWHVQEGTDALVVVGTTGESPTVSMEEHAELIRVAVEHAAGRIPVIAGVGANSTDEAIHLTRHAKAVGAQAGLSVVPYYNKPSQEGLYRHFRTIAEAVDLPTILYNVPGRTVADMSNETVLRLAQVPGIIGIKDATGDIARGGLLLREAPASFQVFSGDDPTAAALILLGARGNISVTANVAPRLMRDLCAAALAGNVPKVRELNAFLARLNKALFVEANPIPVKWALAEMGRSALGYRLPLVELGSQHHATVRAALQETGLL; translated from the coding sequence ATGGCATCCCCTGCTACCGCCGCAGGCGTTAATTTCCAGGGCAGCATGGTGGCCCTGGTCACCCCAATGCAACCCGATGGCAGCCTGGACTACGCTGCCTACCGGTCGCTGATCGACTGGCACGTCCAGGAAGGTACCGATGCGCTGGTGGTGGTGGGCACCACCGGGGAGTCGCCCACGGTCTCCATGGAAGAACACGCGGAACTGATCCGCGTTGCCGTCGAACATGCCGCCGGCCGCATTCCGGTCATTGCTGGCGTGGGCGCCAACTCCACCGACGAAGCCATCCACCTGACCCGCCACGCCAAGGCCGTGGGCGCGCAGGCCGGGCTGTCCGTCGTCCCGTACTACAACAAGCCTTCGCAGGAAGGCCTGTACCGCCACTTCCGCACCATCGCGGAAGCCGTCGACCTGCCCACCATTCTGTACAACGTGCCGGGCCGTACCGTTGCCGACATGAGCAACGAAACCGTCCTGCGCCTGGCGCAGGTGCCGGGCATCATCGGCATCAAGGACGCCACCGGCGACATCGCCCGCGGCGGCCTGCTGCTGCGCGAGGCGCCCGCCAGCTTCCAGGTCTTCAGCGGGGACGATCCCACCGCCGCGGCCCTGATCCTGCTGGGCGCGCGCGGCAACATTTCGGTCACGGCCAACGTGGCGCCCAGGCTCATGCGCGATCTCTGTGCCGCCGCCCTGGCTGGCAACGTGCCCAAGGTTCGTGAACTTAATGCGTTCCTGGCGCGTCTGAACAAGGCTTTGTTCGTTGAAGCCAACCCCATCCCCGTCAAGTGGGCGTTGGCCGAAATGGGCCGCAGCGCGCTCGGCTACCGGCTGCCGCTGGTTGAACTGGGCTCGCAGCATCACGCAACGGTGCGCGCTGCGCTCCAGGAAACGGGACTGCTCTAA
- the bamC gene encoding outer membrane protein assembly factor BamC: MNKRHAGLSALMSLVLLAGCSEVNQFLGNEESVDYKSAVNQRGEPLSIPPDLTQANSDPRYRAPASGSTTFSEFQQQGVAQASAPKTSNVLPNRQDMRVERDGDLRWLVVERPPEQVFPRLVDFWTENGFTVATNNPGAGLIETDWAENRAKIPESWLRQALGAVLETAWDSGEREKFRTRVERVNGHTEIYVSHRQMLEKRVGYDGAQVQWQNGKEDPGLNAAMLARMMVYLGTDVDNARKLVQQAEASPQKPAVQQVVRAQGATLIISESFDRAWRRVGVALDGGGFAVEDRDRSAGDYFVRYVDTDTGEKMEQPGFFSRMFSGDKQAQAPQYRIHLTGSGDQTTVTVLDANGAPDNTATAQRLLSVLKDKM; this comes from the coding sequence ATGAACAAACGTCATGCCGGTTTGTCGGCATTGATGTCTCTGGTGTTGCTGGCCGGATGCTCCGAGGTCAACCAATTCCTGGGCAATGAAGAATCGGTCGATTACAAGAGCGCAGTCAATCAACGCGGAGAGCCCCTGAGCATCCCGCCCGACCTGACCCAGGCCAACAGCGATCCGCGCTATCGCGCGCCCGCTTCCGGGTCGACCACCTTCTCCGAGTTCCAGCAGCAGGGCGTGGCCCAGGCCAGCGCTCCTAAGACGAGCAACGTGCTGCCCAACCGCCAGGACATGCGCGTCGAGCGCGACGGCGACCTGCGCTGGCTGGTCGTGGAGCGTCCGCCCGAGCAGGTCTTCCCCCGTCTGGTCGACTTCTGGACCGAAAACGGATTCACCGTCGCCACCAACAATCCCGGCGCCGGCCTGATCGAAACGGACTGGGCCGAAAACCGCGCCAAGATCCCCGAAAGCTGGCTGCGCCAGGCGCTGGGCGCCGTGCTGGAAACCGCCTGGGATAGCGGCGAGCGCGAGAAATTCCGCACCCGCGTCGAACGCGTCAACGGCCACACCGAAATCTACGTCAGCCATCGCCAGATGCTCGAAAAGCGCGTGGGCTACGACGGCGCGCAGGTGCAGTGGCAGAACGGCAAGGAAGATCCCGGCCTGAACGCCGCCATGCTGGCGCGCATGATGGTCTACCTGGGAACCGACGTCGACAACGCGCGCAAGCTGGTGCAGCAGGCCGAAGCCTCGCCGCAAAAGCCCGCCGTGCAGCAGGTTGTCCGTGCCCAGGGCGCAACGCTCATCATCAGCGAATCCTTCGACCGTGCGTGGCGCCGCGTCGGCGTGGCGCTGGATGGCGGCGGCTTTGCCGTCGAAGACCGCGACCGTTCGGCCGGCGACTACTTCGTCCGCTATGTCGACACCGACACCGGCGAAAAGATGGAACAACCGGGCTTCTTCAGCCGCATGTTCTCCGGCGACAAGCAGGCCCAGGCGCCGCAGTACCGCATCCACCTCACGGGCAGCGGCGACCAGACCACGGTCACGGTGCTGGACGCGAATGGCGCGCCCGACAACACCGCCACGGCGCAGCGTCTGCTGAGCGTCCTGAAGGACAAGATGTAA
- a CDS encoding endopeptidase, which produces MMSKTLIIASVLAVSLSACNKKEDAAAPATSPAPATTTPAPSSTPPAAPAPTPGTTPGSGSTTPGGSTTPAS; this is translated from the coding sequence ATGATGAGCAAAACCTTGATTATTGCCTCGGTGCTGGCCGTTTCGCTCAGCGCTTGCAACAAGAAGGAAGATGCCGCGGCGCCGGCGACCAGCCCCGCTCCCGCCACGACCACGCCCGCCCCGAGCAGCACGCCGCCGGCGGCGCCCGCCCCGACCCCGGGCACCACGCCGGGTTCCGGTTCCACCACCCCGGGCGGCTCGACCACCCCCGCGTCGTAA